DNA from Streptomyces sp. NBC_01260:
GGCCTGGACATCGCGCCGTACACCCGGACCATCGACGCCTTCCTCGCCACCGGGAACTGGCCCGGTCAGCAGGGGAGTACGGCCTGATCCCACCAGGGGCGCGCGGCGCACCACAGGTGGCACGCCGCGCGCCCCCGGCCGCGGCACACCTCAGGCCCCGGCCGCCGAGAGCCGACGGCCGAGGTTGCGCACCGCGTCCCGGAACGACCTGCCCACCGCCGCCCGCCCCCGCCGCATCGTGAACCGGAACAGCGCCGACCCGTCGGCGGCGAACGTCCACTGCACCCGGGTGCCGGTGCCGGCCGGGGTCAGCAGCCACTCCTCCACCAGGGCATGCAACCCGGGGGCGTTGGAGTCGTCGACCCGGTAGGCGTACCGCCGGCCGGGCTCCGCGGCCACGACCGTCTCCCGGAACGCGATCCCGCCCCGGAGCCGCACCTCGCGGCCCGCGCCCGCACCGACCGGCCGCGCCGCCGTCAGCTGGGTGAACCAGCCGGGCCAGCCCTCGACATCATCGGCCAGGGCCCGGTACACGGCATCGGGTGGCGCGGCCACCTCGGCGGCGAAGACAAGCCTCAGCGGAGCGGCCTCGACGAAGTCGAGGCCCACGGAGCGGAGTCGGCGTGCCATGGAACGCACCTCCCGTGCGGTCGGCGGCGGACGGGCCGGGCTCACCATATCTGGCGCACCGTCAGATGTCGTCGGCACCAACGGCGTCGGGCCGTGCGCGCGGCAGGCACCCCGCGTCAGCGCACCGCTGTGAGTGAGCCGCCCTCCCGCAGCCGGGCCGTCAGCTCCACCGACGCGTTCCGCGGCGCCCGCACCGCGAGCGTCGTCCCGGCCGCCGTCTCGCGGACCGCCCCGGTGGCCTCGATACGGCTCACCGCACGGCTACCCGCGGCCAGCACGTACCACCGTCCCGAAGGCGCCCTCCAGTGCGTGCCCCCCAGGACGTGCTGACCGAACCGGCTGCACAACGCCGTGTCGCGCGCGTTGCCCACCACGGTCCCCGGTGCGGTGAGCGACGGGTCGGGCCCCAGGAACTGCACCAGAACGCGTCCGGGGCCCTGCCAGGTGTCCGCCCTGGTGCAGACCCACTGGGCCGGGGCACCGCCCTCCGGGAGGCGCTGCTCGGCGAAGTCCCAGTTGTTGACCGCGCGGACACCGGTGCCGCGCAGCGCTTGCAGTGAGCACGCCGTGCGCGCCCAGCTCAGCAGCGCGGGGCCACCCGTCGCCTCCCTCGGCTGCCGTGCGGGTGCGCCGCCGCCCGGCTTCGGCGTGAACGTGAGATGCACCGGGGCGGGATCGCCCAGGTCGGTGACGAGGAAGGCGTGCTTCTCCACGATGCGTTCGGAGGAACGCAGTTGCATCACCGGCCAGGAGTCACAACTGCCGCCGGGCGACGGACGCGCAACGGCGGCGGTGACGCCGTCCGCCCTTACCATCAGCGCACGTGCCGCAGTGTTCGGCCTCAGCAGATCGCGTGTCGTGGTCTGCGAGATCCAGGGCGCCAGCAGAAAGCGGGCACGGTCCCCGCTGCGGCTGACGACCACGGCCGCGCCCGTCGTCACATCCGCGTCATCGGTGCGGACGAAGTCCAGCGCGGGGGTGCCGGACCCGGACAGCGGCTCCGCGTAGCGCACCACCCGGACCCCGCCGTCGTGGAACAGCACCACGGCGGCACCGTCCACGTCCCCCGCGTACAGCAGTCGCGGCGGCTGGGCGGGGGGCACCGGGAGCGCCCCGGGCGTGGTCGAGACAGGAGTGCCCCGCGGGGTACGGCCCCAGATCCGCAGCGCCCGGCCGAGCAGTTGCCGGTCCTCGGTGCGGTCGCCGCGGGCCGGCCACGCGGTGAAGTCGACGCGTGAGGTGTCCGCCCACTCCTCGGCGGCGGTACGCAGCAGCGCCGCCGGATCGAGGGCGGGTGCGAACACGCTCCGGCCGGCGGGGAGACGGACCGCCGAGCCCTCCTCGGCCAGCGCGACCACGCCGCCCGCCACCACACACAGCGCGGCGACGCCCGCCACGGCCCGCATCCGGTGTCGGCGCCGCAGCAGATCGCTCGGGCGCGTCCGCAGCGCGCACGGGTCGAACTCCCCGGAGCGCAGCAGCGTCTCGGCGCCCGCCCGGTCGCCGGCCCCGAGCCGCCTGGCCGCCCGTACCGCCCTCGCCGGGTCCCGGGCACCCGCCCGCGCGAGCAGGGCCTGCGCCTCGGGCTCGTCGAGCTCCTCCAGCAGCCGCAGCGCGAACGCCGCCCGAACGGCTGCGGGAACCGCCGACAGCTCCTGGTCCAGAGCCAGTTCGGCCGCTCCACCGGCACGCGGGAAGAGCCGCAGGCCCCAGACGGCCGGGAGCGACGGGCGCAGCGCGGCAGGTGCCGGCAGCCGCCCCGGCCACCAGCGCGGCCGCCGCTCGTGGGCCAGCGCGGTGCGCAGCACCCGCAACCGCATCCAGGCGTACGCGCAGGTCACGCCGTCATCCGGAGCAGGCGGTCGCGCCGCGCCGCGGGTCTGCGCCGGAACCCGGGCGCGCGCCGGTGCCTCGGGCGTCGTACGCACCCCGGGCAGCGCACGCTGCACGGAGGCGTGGGCGGCGAGCACCCTGCGGTGCCGGCCGAGGGCGGGCGGCAGCACCAGATAGGCGAGCCGCACGAGACGCGGATAGTGCTCCACGAGCGCGGCCTCGGCCTGCGGGACGCCAGGGCGTTCGCTGCTGCCGGAGGACCGCTGCTGCGGTTGGTGGATCGGCATGAATTCGGGTGCCTTCCGAGCCGTAGGCAAAAACCGTCACACCGACAAACGACTCGATCGTGTGACGGTCACATCACCTGCTCAAGGCACCCGTCGGCGGCCGCAGACGTGCCGGCCGAACGAGGTGCCCGCACCCGCGTGCCCACCGGTCAGCGATACCCCTGCGCCGGCCGGTCGAGCATGGAGTCGAGCACCCGGCCGAAGACCCGCCGCCCCGCGCCCGAGAGCAACGGATCACCCCACCTCGGCAGCAGCCGGACACTCAGCTCCTCCACCCACACCACATGGGAGCCGGCATGGGTGGGATACACGTCGATCGATGCCCGGCCCAGCACCACCCGGCCACGCTTCTCCAGGCGGCACATCCCCGCCCGGCTGCCGGACGGCGGTGACCACCGGACCACTTCCATCGGATCGTCGAACGCCAGCGGACCGACTCCGGTGCGTGCCACGAAGACCGTCCCGGCCCGGGTCGGCAGCCCGGCGGGCACCCTGATCGTCGTCAGCGGGACATGCGCGGCGTGCCGTTCCCAGTCCGTCACCCGGCGCCAGGACTCGGCTGCGGGCAGAGGGGTGAAGCGCTCGATGCGGAAGACGGCCACAGCACAATCCTAGGCCGTGGCGTCTCCGCCGCGAGCGGAGCGGAATCCGGGCCCCACCGCAGGCGGGGCGGAACCCGCCGGTCAGCCCCGCGCGGGCTCGCTGCCCGCGTCCCGGCCCGCGACCACCAGACCGGGCAGATGCTCCTCGATCTCCTCGCGGGCCTCATCCGACAGCCCCGCGTCCGTGACGAACGTGTTCACCTGTTCCAGTGTGGCGAACGAACTCAGCCCCACGGTGCCCCACTTGGTGTGGTCGGCGACCACCACCACACGTCGCGCCGACTGGACGAAACGGCGGTTGGTCTCGGCCTCCGCCAGGTTCGGCGTGGACAGGCCCGCCTCGACCGAGATGCCGTGCACACCGAGGAAGAGCATGTCGAAGTGGAGTGAGACGATCGCCTGGTCGGCGACCGGGCCGACCAGCGAGTCGGACGGCGTCCGCACCCCACCGGTGAGCACCACGGTCGCGGCACCCGGCCGGGCGCCCGGCGATCCCGGACGCTGCGCCGCATGGAACACATCGGCGACCCGCACCGAGTTGGTCACCACCGTCAGGTCCGGTACATCCAGCAGGTGCTGGGCGAGCGCATACGTCGTGGTGCCGCCCGAGAGGGCGATCGCACTGCCGGGCACGGCCATCGCGGCGGCCACCCGCGCGATGTCCTCCTTGGCGGTCAGCTCCAGCGTCGACTTCGCCTCGAAACCGGGCTCGTGGGTACTCGCCTCGACCACCGGAACGGCGCCGCCGTGCACCTTCTCGATGACACCCTGCCGGGCCAGCGCGT
Protein-coding regions in this window:
- a CDS encoding SRPBCC family protein; translated protein: MARRLRSVGLDFVEAAPLRLVFAAEVAAPPDAVYRALADDVEGWPGWFTQLTAARPVGAGAGREVRLRGGIAFRETVVAAEPGRRYAYRVDDSNAPGLHALVEEWLLTPAGTGTRVQWTFAADGSALFRFTMRRGRAAVGRSFRDAVRNLGRRLSAAGA
- a CDS encoding DeoR/GlpR family DNA-binding transcription regulator gives rise to the protein MGENQNLLAEQRRALILDEVRRRGGVRVNELTRKLSVSDMTVRRDLDALARQGVIEKVHGGAVPVVEASTHEPGFEAKSTLELTAKEDIARVAAAMAVPGSAIALSGGTTTYALAQHLLDVPDLTVVTNSVRVADVFHAAQRPGSPGARPGAATVVLTGGVRTPSDSLVGPVADQAIVSLHFDMLFLGVHGISVEAGLSTPNLAEAETNRRFVQSARRVVVVADHTKWGTVGLSSFATLEQVNTFVTDAGLSDEAREEIEEHLPGLVVAGRDAGSEPARG
- a CDS encoding SRPBCC family protein; amino-acid sequence: MAVFRIERFTPLPAAESWRRVTDWERHAAHVPLTTIRVPAGLPTRAGTVFVARTGVGPLAFDDPMEVVRWSPPSGSRAGMCRLEKRGRVVLGRASIDVYPTHAGSHVVWVEELSVRLLPRWGDPLLSGAGRRVFGRVLDSMLDRPAQGYR